The DNA region CAGTTGATGACAAATTAGAGACCATATGAGTGGTAAGCCATTTTACATGACTGAAAGGAGCCTAACCAATCTGCATccatatttgtaaaaaaaacaagacagtaaTGCGAACAGAACATGCAAAAACTAACCTGGCCAGAGCTAGGCAGATCACCATTGTTTCCATTCTCAAGTTGATAAGTGAAATTAAAACCATGCTGCTGCACAGGAGATCGGAAGACGGTGCATCCATCTCGAACCACTATAAACCCACTATCCCCTAAATTGATCGCATGGAGACCCTGATTATTAACAACGCAAATAatacaaaagttaaaaaaaaatgaaagagattgTGGTCATGTctcaacaaaataaacaatcaacaaGATTTAGTTTGAATCTGAGGCAGTGGTATCTGTTCATTAAGTAGACAGTGCAAATGCATCATATGAAACCACTCAAATACGAAAAAGGAAAGAGCTAATTAATACATGCAAATATGAAAAGGAATTTGCAGATAAACAATATCATAAAACTCGAATTGTTGATATAATTGATCCTTGCTACAatagttttcatttatttatctttttattattatttgtaccACACGTGGatgaaatttaaagatttattcCCTGAGTAGATGAAATCAATTATTGGATAGGAGTAGGGTAGTcgaaatttaaaagattttaactaTAAATGGCTTGTTGCATTTTCTCTGTCCACCATGAAACCACATAATGATGGTTATAGCTGAAAAGCTCATCACTACAGCATTTCAAAATCCATGAAAAAAGTGACAACAGATACCTGGTCTGTGAGTGCTATGATGCATGCTGTTGAGGAACCTTTGGCTTTAGTGCTAGAGTGAGCTTTCTCCAGGACCCTAGCTGGATCAATTGAGCCCTTGGGCTCCTCTTGAACTGCAGTAACTGAATTAGACATGAGCTCCCGAGAATACAGCCCAGAATCAATACCATGATCAGCCCAACCACCCACACCATCAGCTACACCAACAGCGTGTTCATCTGCACAAATAAAGTGGGCATCCTCTCCACCAGTCTCTTCTTTATCAGGATGGGGCAGGTAGCATGATCCCGAGAGTAGCTTGAGCATTTTGCCAGTTGAAATCTTCCTGCAGTCAATTTGAAGTAGCATAGCAAGATTGTAAATGCTAGCATTCATGCTACAGAACAAGGAAAGCCACAAAGACAAAGTGAACACCATCTAGACCAAGCAATGTCTTTGGTCTGCATTAGACACGCATGGGAAACAAAAGGATCGTGGGACAAGGGGCAAATGCAAATCAATTCCTAAATCAAGATCTGAGAtgatatatcatgaaaaatgaaataagaGATCGATGAATAGGTCTAAGAACATACTGTTCTGATGAAGCAGAACCTTCAGGCTGTTCCTCACGGGTAGAATTCTCATAGGTTACATCAGGAGCAGTTCCAGCTGTAAAGCATGAATGTGCTGAACTTTGGAAATCTCTAAATCCCGTCTCCATGTATGGAGAAAAGTCACACCACCTCTTTGCAACATTATAGACAAAATATCCATAAATTGGAGAATTGGTAGGCTGCTCTTGGTTTTTCAAACTCATGCTAGCCTTTCTGAAACTCTGGGAACTACTGCTGCCATAAGAGATGCAGGGATTGTTTGTCGATGAGGGAAGATGCCCAGCCCTTGAAGTCAGATTCTCTAATAAACACTCACCAAATACAGCTCTTGATGCTCTAGCAGCCATTGGCTTATTGCAAGGCTTCCCACTGGCCAATATTTGATTGTTGTCACAAAGGGCACGATCTATGTGATAGCCACAAACCTGAAACGAAGGGCCTGATACAGAGGGTACAGAAAGTGTACGAGAAACTGCTCCAACAACAGAGATATTCCTTTTTCGGTTAACTACCAGTGAATCAGAACTGGCAGCAACAACTGTACCGGGTCTCAGCAGTAGTTGTAAATCTGTAAGCGATGCAACACATACAGAATGAAATAACCTATAGTTACAGAATCGAAACTTTCCTTGCCCAATCAGACTCTCAAAATTTTGCAGCACACCTTCTTGTCCTATTCCCGATCTCTGAATCCCATTCTGAACCGCACTCCTTAACCTTGAAAAATAAGTAGACGGCATCTTACCCTCTTAACCAAAAAACTCTCAATCGAACCCGTCTATTACTGCCACCACTAGATACAGATAACAATCTCATAACTTCCAACACATCTATACTTTTATACTCCAGCAACAAAATTCCTCTTCCCTCAAAAGCCTATAATACAAAGATGGCCATAAAAAAAGATCATACACAAATTAACCAACCATTCTACAAGCAATAAGACCTCTGTGAACcaaatcgataaaaaaaaaaaaaaaacatagataataaCTAGCCCTGAATCCTAATCCGTACAAAATCCTCTAAACAAATCAATTCTAAGCTCAGTATCACctaattatatgattattacAGATTTAAACAATCAGTTAAACCTAAGGTTAACGTGAACAATTAAACACTAGAGTCGAAATTCCttccacaaaaaaaatccaggaattttaaaaagaaaacccacTAATTTAAACATGGAAATATAAGagataagagaagaaaaaaggaatctTTTATTGAATCCTATAATCTAATCCTCTTTATCTTAtgggcacaaaaaaaaaagatagaaaataaataaccgAAGCTCCAAAGAAACTGGTAAATCTCCAAGGAAGTAGGTACCAGACACGAGGCTATCTAACCCCTTTTTAGCTTTGACTCTTCTTCGACTTAATTTTCACGATCGCAAGAAATGAAGTTAAAAAGAAGAGGATCAAGAAAGTTCTGTCGTTAATCCTCGCCGAACCCTAAAGACACAGAGAGTAAGTCAGCGACAACCAAAggttttctttcattaaattaCCAGTTTACCACTACTAAAGATGGTCGCTCgttcattaacatgtatttttaagGATGTAGGGATTGACTGATTTGACACTCGATGTTGCGTCCTATTGACGGTATGATTCTGTTGTTTTCGTgattggttagggttagtttgGTGATTGTACAGTAACGTCCAAACTAGTAGGCGATTAGTAGAGGCAGGATTTGCTAAAGTGCGCCGGCGTGCAGCGACTGCACTTTGGATCTTTCGGGTTCTCGCAGGTGACCACATGTTGTTTGTGTTATTTATGAATTAGCCCCacgttttgtttaatttttcttttccggACGTTTCGCAAACATAATTTacagattaaaaaatttgaattcacaaacataatttaaatatgcAAAACATAAACCAAATTTAAAGTCTTCAATATTCAAATAACAGCAACCATAAtccatgaaaaaacattaattcttACAATTTTGCTTATAATTTACGTTGCCAAATTTGAACTCCAAAcactataaattcaattaaatcaaattaattttattagttaaagTTCTAGTCAGTTAAATTACCAATTCAACTTCAATTATGCTTCAATTCACACTGCTATTGGTCTTGATCAGGTTCTTTTTTGCTTCACGCACGAGTTTCCTTCTCTATCCTCCACCTCTCTGTGTTCTTCATTTGAGTTGATTGAAAACAGAATATACTATATATCCACCTTCAAACTTCGAAATGCATCAGCAACTAATCAATGTTCTTGTCTTCGCTTTCTTGAATTACTTCCATGgcttgaataattaaatttatgtcaCCTGCAGGCTGCAAGGCGCCTAACATGCATGTATGATCAGTTGAATCAGATTCACCTGCATACAAAAACATGGAAAGATGATCTAAGCAAATGCGCTACTGACtggacaaaaagaaaaataagcattTCCTAAAGCCTGGAAGCGAGGCAAGGTGCTTTTGTTGTTCCTGCAATTAAAACATATAAGCTtcagatttcataattttttttttttttattggtaaccGGGATGTCCGGGCTAGCTTGCGCGCACTACAACTAATCCCCGGGATCCACTGAACATCTTATAAACTCAGTGAACTTGTAAAGCACCGCAGAGGTGATAAACATGCATGATAAAATTCGAACCCATATATAATGGAAAAAAACAAGTTCCTTTCACCACTAAACCACATCCCTCAGATCTCATAATTTCTCCCTCAGATCTCATAATTTCTTAATAGATATATAAATGTATATCTATTTTCATGTGTCCAAATGAACAAGGATTTTTACATGATCATAATAGCTAGTGATTCGTGCTTTGTTATATTATGAAAAGAATAAGCTTCagatttcataatttctttaaaGCTATCACAAAAGCTTGATTTATTTGGGCAGAGCTCAATCATGAAAGCCTGATTTGCGATCCTCCTATGAAGAGCCCACCTCACCGTTGAGCCCAAAGAGCAGCTTCGCCAGAGGGTTTTCTCTTGCTTTCTCAAACGACCCACCACCCATGTCCATGAGAAACTCTTTATTCATATCAGGGTCTGATATAGCTAGCGTGGGCTTGGTTTCAAACCAGTAAGGCAagttctatttgttttttttcattttaaaaatatttaaaaaatatatatatatttttaatttttttctttgctacaaattaataatttttagtatttttagatcattttgatgcgttgatatcaaaaataatttttaaaaaataaaaaatatattattttaatatattttcaagtgaaacatattttgaaaaacaaccataaccacACTTCTAAATATAGACTCTAAAAACATTGGATTGAAGCTTGTTTAAGCAAATACATGATAATTAGTTGATTATAGGGGTAGAAGTTAtctttacaaaatatattaatttttttaaaaaatatttttaatacattaaaaacacatacaaaaaatttaatttaaaactaaaaaaaaatattcaaaagcaCAATTAAACCATGATATCAATGTCAAATGAAACCTAAATTAATGTgcatcaaagaaaaaagttgtcaaacttgatatgattttaataaattaatctacAATATCTAAGACTTAAATCTCATTGAAATAGACAATTAGATaagatattaaaaagaaaaaatctactCAACTTAAAGTAGTTTCTGCCTTTCTGGTGACACAATTAACATGAATAAACTCATTCATCACattaacatcaatatttttttttaaagactattttaataaaaaaaacaattggtacATGTTGACAGGTTACCTGCAAATTAACTTCATCACATTTTTTTCGAGTCAATTTCGTGACCTTACTATGACTAAGAATGGACGGTGGTTAGGGCCATTAATTTATGCCTGGCTTTCGGAAACGGACCTGAATTCTCCACGGAACCCATACCACCACCACCGAGTAGAATGATTTCAAGATACAgacacttgagggtctagctcAATGGTCAACTGTAAGGCTTGCTTTGTGACTGTCCCGAGTTCGATtctcaagagtaccagcctgtcatccccgcggtgccttacctgttTACTggacttgcaggatgttcagtgggcctgGAGAATAATcatggtgcgcgtaagctggtcCGGATATTCCGggttactgaaaaaaaaaaaatcaagatacagGCGAGTGAGAGCAACACAagcagaagaaaaggaagatgcACTGTCAAATCTCAGACCTGTGTGTAAGAGACAAGGTACGCTAGTGTTGTTCAAGGGCTGAGGTGATGAATCGGTGATCAAACCATGTACCAGGAAATAATTTAATGTAGGTGTCTGAGGAGATTACatactcatcaattaattttataagctttaaaattaataattatataaatttttaattttttaatatttatgtaactcaaagtaataatattaataagaaaatccaaaactatattaattaaattataccactcatgattatttctttttctttttttttctttttactagtGACGCTGcaacatttgaatttatttatttatttatttgttgtataCTGGGTCCaaccttctttcttttcttaaatttatttatgaatggGATGATTCAATATTGATAGCTACCTAAATTGCAATCATGCATTACATGTTTCTTTCACATGGAACCAAATTGAACAGCATATCTTATCAACTTGATGATGGTGGTAATTAAATACTAgcaattattcaatatattattcttatttgattGCATATCTTGTCACATGGATAT from Populus alba chromosome 14, ASM523922v2, whole genome shotgun sequence includes:
- the LOC118034121 gene encoding probable protein phosphatase 2C 55 isoform X2; protein product: MPSTYFSRLRSAVQNGIQRSGIGQEGVLQNFESLIGQGKFRFCNYRLFHSVCVASLTDLQLLLRPGTVVAASSDSLVVNRKRNISVVGAVSRTLSVPSVSGPSFQVCGYHIDRALCDNNQILASGKPCNKPMAARASRAVFGECLLENLTSRAGHLPSSTNNPCISYGSSSSQSFRKASMSLKNQEQPTNSPIYGYFVYNVAKRWCDFSPYMETGFRDFQSSAHSCFTAGTAPDVTYENSTREEQPEGSASSEQKISTGKMLKLLSGSCYLPHPDKEETGGEDAHFICADEHAVGVADGVGGWADHGIDSGLYSRELMSNSVTAVQEEPKGSIDPARVLEKAHSSTKAKGSSTACIIALTDQGLHAINLGDSGFIVVRDGCTVFRSPVQQHGFNFTYQLENGNNGDLPSSGQVFTIPVAPGDVIVAGTDGLFDNLYNNEINAVVVHAMRAGLEPQATAQKIAALARQRAQDKDRQTPFSTAAQDAGFRYYGGKLDDITVVVSYITSSDDEKKSRSQAGNAI
- the LOC118034121 gene encoding probable protein phosphatase 2C 55 isoform X1 codes for the protein MPSTYFSRLRSAVQNGIQRSGIGQEGVLQNFESLIGQGKFRFCNYRLFHSVCVASLTDLQLLLRPGTVVAASSDSLVVNRKRNISVVGAVSRTLSVPSVSGPSFQVCGYHIDRALCDNNQILASGKPCNKPMAARASRAVFGECLLENLTSRAGHLPSSTNNPCISYGSSSSQSFRKASMSLKNQEQPTNSPIYGYFVYNVAKRWCDFSPYMETGFRDFQSSAHSCFTAGTAPDVTYENSTREEQPEGSASSEQKISTGKMLKLLSGSCYLPHPDKEETGGEDAHFICADEHAVGVADGVGGWADHGIDSGLYSRELMSNSVTAVQEEPKGSIDPARVLEKAHSSTKAKGSSTACIIALTDQGLHAINLGDSGFIVVRDGCTVFRSPVQQHGFNFTYQLENGNNGDLPSSGQVFTIPVAPGDVIVAGTDGLFDNLYNNEINAVVVHAMRAGLEPQATAQKIAALARQRAQDKDRQTPFSTAAQDAGFRYYGGKLDDITVVVSYITSSDDQEKKSRSQAGNAI